Proteins encoded by one window of Rhodopirellula islandica:
- a CDS encoding lipoate--protein ligase family protein: MQLLNFKDEPRENSSEQAPCQFGRRQLARDEAMLQWADQIVEDDEATVIDTESLRMWQFDRPTVVLGRSSKINEEVNRAWCEEQRIEVLRRCTGGASVVGGPGCWMYSVVLRLLDETSIRKIDVAHDHVMQRVLAAVQCQLPAAERKGICDLTFENRKFSGNSLRVARHHLLYHGTILIGSDLDLIDSCLDFAPRQPEYRQQRRHREFIGNIEIDVTRLISDLAVQFGASQMPGATAVESIEEHADELLRTRYGTSDWHTRR, from the coding sequence ATGCAGTTGTTGAACTTTAAGGACGAGCCCCGCGAAAATTCCTCGGAGCAGGCCCCGTGCCAGTTCGGTCGCCGCCAACTGGCACGTGACGAAGCAATGTTGCAGTGGGCGGACCAAATCGTGGAGGACGACGAGGCCACAGTGATCGACACCGAGTCCTTGCGGATGTGGCAGTTTGACCGCCCGACCGTTGTCCTGGGGCGAAGTTCGAAGATCAACGAAGAAGTGAACCGGGCCTGGTGCGAGGAACAGCGGATCGAAGTGTTGCGTCGCTGCACCGGTGGTGCCTCGGTGGTTGGCGGTCCGGGATGTTGGATGTACAGCGTGGTGCTGAGGTTGCTGGATGAGACATCGATCCGAAAGATCGATGTGGCTCATGATCATGTGATGCAGCGGGTGCTCGCGGCGGTTCAATGTCAACTGCCCGCAGCGGAACGCAAAGGCATCTGCGACTTGACGTTTGAAAACCGAAAGTTCTCCGGCAACAGTTTGCGTGTGGCCCGACATCACCTGCTCTATCACGGGACGATCTTGATCGGTTCCGATCTTGATTTGATCGACTCTTGTTTGGACTTTGCCCCGAGGCAACCGGAGTACCGTCAGCAACGGCGTCATCGGGAGTTCATTGGCAACATCGAGATCGATGTGACGCGTTTGATTTCGGATTTGGCAGTGCAATTTGGTGCCTCGCAAATGCCCGGCGCGACTGCGGTGGAGTCCATCGAAGAGCACGCGGATGAATTGTTAAGGACGCGTTATGGCACGTCTGACTGGCACACTCGGCGTTGA